The region GTAGACGAAGTTTATGCAGGAAGCGAACTGGCGGCTCTAACATCATTTAACGAAGGCACCCCGGTAAGCCTCATAGAGGCATTAGCAGCAGGCAAACCGGTTGTATCAACAAAGGTTGGTGGAATAGAAGATGTGGTAAACCATAAGAAAAATGGTATACTGGTCCCGTCAGACAACGTCAATGCTTTCACCAAAGCCATGCAATCGCTAGTATCTGACGACAATTTGAGAAATGAGATGGCCATTGAAGCCAAAAAAAGCATCAACGGGCAATTTAGTTACAACAGACTTGTTGATGATACATCGCGGTTATACAATGAGTTATTGTCGCATTCAAGTTAGTCAATATACATAAAAAAATATATCTTTGGAGGTTATTAAAGGCTTTAAAATGAAAATAAACAGTTTGAGATATTTTTTATGGTTCATTGTTGCTGTTGCAAGTTTCAGCTCATGTAAGTTATTGCAACCTAACCGAATGTTTAAGACCGAGAGTGATTTCAAGTATAATGAATTTAAGCCGGTTGATACCAAAGAGTACAAAATACAACCCTACGACATTATCAGCCTGAGCATCACCACCAATGATGGACTAAAACTGATAAACATAGGCGAAAAACAAGGCGGGAACACAGGAAATCTGCGTAGAGAAATAGAATACCTTGTTGAATATGATGGATTCGTAAAAGTACCAACATTAGGTAGAGTTAAGATATCAGGAAAGACCATAAGGGAGGCAGAAGCTTTTCTGGAGAAAGAGTATGCCGATTACTATAAGAATCCTTTTGTTTTATTGAGAGTAAATAATCGAAAAGTATATGTGTTCAAGGGAGGTGGAGATGACGGAACAGTTCTTAATATTCCGGAAGACCGCTTAACCCTTATTGAGGCTCTGGCTATGAGTGGCGGCATTCCCGACAGTGATAAAGCCTATAAAATAAAACTAATCAGAGGTGATGTGAGTAATAACCCTGAGGTTTACCGTTATAACATATCATCTCTTGAAGACATACAGGGCAGTAATTTATTATTACAGGCCAACGATATAATTTATGTTGAGAGCCGCCCGCGATATGCTCGCAGGGTTATGACAGAGATTACACCTTACCTGACACTTATTTCTACCTTTTTATTAGTTTACAATCTATTTTAACCATGCAGAACAGAAAAATACCTATCATAAACGATACATTTGACATCATTACGTTCAAACGAATATTATACAGATCTGTTTGGATAGGTCTTTTTATTATACTTCTGGCACTTGGTGCCGGCTTTTTAAAGATCCGGTATACAGCCCCCCTCTATGAGGCAAAATCAGTGATTCAAATACAGGAAGATAAAAAAACAAGTCAGGTATTTCAGTTAGATGACCTTTATGAAGACAATAAAAAACTGAACAAAACAATTGCCCTAATCAGGTCCAAAGAATTTCTGAAGCGCACATTCGCAAAACTCCCGTTGGACATACGCTATTTTGTTGAAGGCGCATTCCTGAGTGATGAAATTTACCAATCATCTCCATTTGAAATTCAATATAAGATCAAAGACAGCAAAGCATTTGGCATACCCGTCTTCATTTCTTTTAAGGACAAAAAAAATGTAGTATTCGAGTATGAATACAATGGTGAAACATACTCTTACCCGGGTGAAGCTGGTAAATGGACAGACCTGGGCATACTATCGTGCAAAGCAGAAATATTGCGCTACAATGTAATAAAAAGCATGTATGAAAGTGCCAAGCAAAATAGCTACTATTTCGTAATTTACAATGATGAACAAATCTTCACAGAACACAGCAAAAAACTGAACATAAAGCTCTTAAGCAGCAGTTCAAACTCCATTGAAATTTCATATCAAAGTCACAACAGCCAGCAGGCAGCAGACTTAGTAAATGCAGTAGCAAGAGAATTTCAGCGATTTGAAGTTGAAAAGAAAAAAGAAAGCATACAAAACATACTTGCATTTATCGAGCGTCAGCTCAAAAATGTGTATAAAACACTTGACACAACGGAATCAAAGCTACAAGAGTTTAAAAAAGAGAACAACATCCCGAGTGAAGCTCTCGAACGCACACCATTCCCAATTTTTACAGCAAAAATCGAGGAATTTGAGGAACAAATTACAACACTCGATTTTGAGTTGATTACACTTAAAAATGTAAAAACGCAATTGGAAACAAACCAACAACTGAACACCTACGAGATGATTGCCACCCTGGCCGGCACCAACAGCGAGAAAGTACTTGTCAGCATATTAACCAATCTTCAGAATCTTATAAACGAGAAAAACCAATTGCTAAATGATGTGACAGAAAACAACATGCGCATCAAAATTATTGATAAACAGATTGCCAACCAGAAAAAACTCATCATTGACTTTGTCAAAAACAACATAAATCGTTTAGAAGAAAAAAGAGCTGAGTACCAGAGCAAAATAGAAGAGTACGAGGAGAAACTTTTTGCAGACGAATCATTCGATAAATTAGAATATGCCAGGCTCCAACGCTTACATTCAATTAACGAAGGGTTTTACAATCAACTGATTCAAAAGAAAGCCGAATATATGATTTCACAGGCAGGTTACGTTACCCAGAATGTAATTCTGGAACGAGCCAATGCCAACCTGAAATCAATTGCACCTAAAAAAGAACAAATTTTAATAGCAAGCTTTATACTGGGACTAATCCTATTCTTTACATTTATCTTTATTCGTTACCTCATGTTTAATGAGATCACCTCAATAAACATGATAAAAAATTATTCAAGCGCACCGGTAATTGGGGTTGTTCCAGCATACAAAAAGGCTGTTCCTGTTTCACAACTTCTTGTAAACAAGAAACCAAATTCCATGTTTACAGAAGCTTTCCGAAATATTCGCTCCAACCTGCAGTTTCTATCGCCCGGAGCAGGCTCAAATGTCATCACGGTTACATCAACCATTTCAGGAGAAGGAAAAACTTTTGTAGCCATGAACCTTGCCGGAATACAAGCCATTTCAGGCAAAAGAGCAATTATTCTGGACATGGATATGCGAAAACCACGTCTGCACTTGGGATTTAATGTAGACAACGATAAAGGTATGAGTACAATCTTAATCGGTAAGCACACATACAAAGATTGTATATTCATGTCGGAACAAAAGAACCTTGATTTCATCACAGCAGGGCCTGTACCACCCAATCCGGCTGAATTGGTTTTCAGCCCAAAAATGGATGAACTCATAGAACAGCTCGAAGAACTCTATGATGTAATTATCATCGACACACCACCAATTGGCATTGTGACCGATGCACTGGCCAACCTACAACGGGCCAATTATCCGGTTTACGTGCTTAAATCAAACCTCTCCAAACGCAACTTCCTGGAAAATATCAACTCTTTAATTAAGGATAAAAGACTAGACAACCTTTCTGTTGTATTCAATTCGGTTGATATGGCTAAACGACGCTACGGATACGGTTATGGATATGGTTACGGATACGGTTACGGCTATGGCTACTACTCCGATGAAGAAAAGCCTTCCAAGAAAAACTTTTTGAAATCAATTTTCAAAACCAACTAATCATAAAACCAGATTGACAAAACGTTATGGAAAACGCACTTTTACTATTTTTGTTCTTTACATACACTTTCCTCCTGGGGTTTTTATTGCACAAATACCTGATAAACCGTTCCAGAACTTACAACCTGCATAAAGCCAACATATCAGGCGAACGCTGGGAGAGACAGTCGAAACCCATTTTTGGAGGTATTACTTTTTTCAGCCTTTTTATTTTCGGGTTAATAAATTATGTGGTTTTTTTTCCTGTAGACATCCTAATTACCGGAGAAAGTATTGCCATAATACTTGTGGTAACTATCTCCTTTCTCATGGGACTGGCCGATGACCTGCTAAACACTTCTCCATTATTTAAATTTGGAATGCAACTAGGGGCAGCCCTCCTGCTTATTTATTTTGGTATTTATATCAGCATATTTTCTGATGATACACTAAACTACCTTTTAACCATTCTTTGGGTAGTCGGAATTATGAATTCTATAAACATGCTGGATAATATGGATGCCATTACAACTCCAAGCGGGTTGTTTATACTTCTGTTTATTGGCTTGCTAATAGGCATCAATACACCAGGCGATATGTGGTTTTATTTAACCATACTTATCAGCATATATGCCAGCATGGGAAGCTTCTTAATCTTCAACTGGCACCCGTCAAAAATGTACATGGGCGACAATGGTTCACAGTTTCTTGGTGCAGTATTAGCCGTACTCTCTATAATGTTCATATGGAACCAGCCCATAACCCCAAGTCCGCATACTGGTCTTTTTAAACTTGCCTCGGTTATTATTGCTTTCACAATGCCACTGACAGATACTGTCACTGTAAGTATAAACAGGCTACTCAAAGGCAAATCGCCATTTGTTGGAGGGAAAGATCACACCACACACCATCTTTCATATGCAGGCCTGTCAGACCACATGGTGGCATGGGTTTTCATAATAGGGTCGTTAATATCTGTTACTTTGGCATTTGTTTTGACTGTCTATTTTCCCGATGCCAGCCTTTCCACTTTAGCTATATTTTTAGCCTGGCCGGCAATCATTTTTGTCGCTCTTTACTCATTAACCCGAATCGTAAAACCGAACAAATAGGTATTGAATGAAAATAAAAACTATTTCGATTACAGCCATTATGCTGGTGACTTTGTTATGGATAATTAAATATTCCTACAACCAAAAAGAAACAAAAGAAATACCCCAGACCAAAGAAACTGATAATGATGCATATATTGTTGAACCTGCAGACATACCTGCTCAATTAATATTTGCAGATGAGGTTGTTCCGGTTCAGTTCTATGATGTGCGTGAGCGACTCGATCGTGAGTTACTTGTAAACAAGTTTTGGCACTCCAGCACATTTCAACTCATTAAGAGAGCCAACCGTTACTTTCCCATTATTGAAAAAATTTTAAGAGAAGAACAGGTTCCTGAGGATTTTAAGTACCTGGCAATAGCGGAAAGCGGCTTACAAAATGTAGTTTCGCCCAGTGGCGCTGCCGGTTTCTGGCAATTTTTAAGAGGAGCAGCAAGAGATTTTGACCTGCAGGTAAACAATGAAGTAGATGAACGCTATCACCTGGAAAAGGCTACCCGTGCTGCAGCAAAATATTTAAAATGGAATTATAAAAAATTCGGCACCTGGACCATGTCAGCTGCAGCGTATAATTATGGAAGGACTAACACTCTTCGCCAAATTAAACGGCAACATTGCTCGAACTATTACGACCTTTTATTACCCGAAGAAACCGAACGCTACGTATTCAGGCTGATTGCCCTAAAGCTCATACTCAGCAACCCGGAAGAATACGGATTTACACTTAACAACAACGACTTATATGCGCCCATAAAAACAAAAACGGTTACAGTAACCGGAAAGGTTAAAGATCTTGCAACTTTTGCAAAAGACCATGGTATCTCTTACAGAATGCTAAAAGAATTTAACCCCTGGTTAAGAGAAAACTACTTACGAAACCCTCGAAACAAGACTTACAAAATAAAAATACCAGAAAAACATTTCCGGCATCAATATGACCATCTGAGCTATTGATATTATGACAAAGAAAAGAGAACTGATAGATACTGATTACGCAGATAATATTGAAATTCTGGGAGCACGTGTACATAATCTCAAAAACATAGATACCCACATTCCCAGAAATAAACTTACCGTCATTACAGGGTTAAGTGGCAGTGGCAAATCATCATTGGCGTTTGATACCATTTATGCCGAAGGCCAACGACGATATATCGAAACATTCTCATCCTATGCCCGCCAGTTTTTGGGTGGTTTGGAAAGACCTGACGTCGACAAAATCACAGGATTAAGTCCGGTAATTAGCATAGAGCAAAAAACAACCAATAAAAATCCACGCAGTACAGTTGGAACAATCACTGAAGTTTACGACTTCATGCGTTTACTTTTTGCAAGAGCTGCCGATGCATATTCACATGCGAGTGGAAAAAAAATGGTTCGCTACAACGAGAATCAAATTGTCGAGCTCATAAAAGAGCGCTTTCAAAATAAAAAAATATTACTGCTCGCTCCTGTGATAAGGGGGCGTAAAGGCCATTACCGTGAACTTTTTGAACAAGTACGGCGTAAGGGCTTTATCAGCGCCCGCATTGACGGAGAAATTAAAGAACTAACCCCGGGTCTTAAGCTGGACCGGTACAAAATACACAATATTGAAGTTGTAATCGACAAGGTAATACCGGGCGAAACGGCAGATAAACGGCTAAAAAACTCCGTTCAAACTGCACTAAAGCATGGTAAAGGCGTAATAATGGCCATTGAAAAAAATGCCACTGAACCTGATTACTTCTCAAAACACCTGATGGATGCTGAAAGTGGAATATCTTACGACGAACCCGCTCCACACACCTTTTCATTTAACTCACCACAGGGGGCATGCCCGGTATGCAAAGGATTAGGCGAAGTTAGCGAATACGACATAGACAAACTCATTCCGGACAAAACGCTTAGCATAAAAAAAGGTGCCATTACACCTTTAGGTAAATACAAAAGCAGCCTCATTTTTTGGCAAATTGAGGCATTGGCGAAAAAGTACAAATGTACCATCGACATGCCAGTAAATAAGTTGCCCGTGGAATTGGTAGATAAAATTCTTTATGGCACAAACGAAAATGTAAAGATTGAAAACACACCCCTCGGGCGTAGTAGTTCTTATATGTTAAGTTATGCCGGGGTAGTGAATTACCTATCTCAACTCGATGCTGAAGATCTTAAAAATTCTAAAAAAGGACACGACAAATACCTAAAAAAATCCACATGCCCGGAGTGTAACGGAAGCAGGCTGAAAAAGGAAACTTTATATTTTAAAATACACGACAAAAACATTGCAGAGCTGAGTGCAATGGATATCGACCAGCTTCATCAATGGTTCAAGAGCATTGATAAGCACCTTTCTGATAAACAGTTATCAATTGCGAAAGAAATACTTAAAGAGATAAGAAGCCGGCTGGGTTTTTTATTGGATGTAGGCCTCAGTTATTTGTCTTTAAACAGGAGTGCTAAAAGCTTATCGGGAGGAGAAAGCCAACGTATACGTCTGGCCACACAAATCGGATCGCAACTGGTCAACGTGCTGTATATCCTCGATGAGCCCAGCATAGGGTTGCATCAACGCGACAATATAAAACTTATTAATAGTTTGAAGCAACTTCGCGATGCAGAAAACAGTGTGATCGTGGTAGAGCATGACCGAGAAATGATAGAATCTGCCGACCATGTAATAGATATTGGCCCTGGTGCAGGCCGGCACGGGGGGCACATTGTGGCAGAAGGGGATGTAAAAAAAATCAATGAAGCCGGTGGCCTTACGGCCGATTACCTGAAAAACCAGAAACGTATTGAGGTTCCTAAAGAGCGCAGACCCGGAAATGGAAAATCAATTCGTTTAAAAGGAGCCACGGGCAATAACTTAAAAAACGTGAATATCGATATTCCGCTGGGCCAATTTATTTGTGTAACAGGAGTAAGTGGCAGCGGAAAATCTACGCTCATTAATGAAACGCTCCACCCAATATTAAACAGGCATTTTTACCGGTCGGTAAAAGATCCACTACCCTACAAAGACATTGAAGGAATAAAGAATATCGATAAAGTAATTGAGGTAAATCAAAGTCCGCTCGGGCGTACACCCAGATCGAACCCGGTAACCTACACAGGTCTGTTCGATGAAATAAGAAAAATATTCACAAAATTGCCCGAAGCTAAAATCAGAGGGTACAAACCCGGACGTTTTTCATTTAATGTAAAGGGCGGACGATGCGAAACATGTAAGGGTGCAGGTGTAGAAATTATTGAAATGAATTTCTTGCCCGATGTACATGTAAAATGTAAAGATTGTGAAGGCCGCCGATATAACAGAGAAACACTTGAGGTGCGCTATAAGGGTAAAAGCATTTCAGATGTGCTGGATATGACCATAAACCAGGCGGTGGAGTTTTTCCAAAACATTCCTAAAATTGAAAAAAAGCTTAAAACCCTGCAGCAAGTTGGCCTGGGATATGTTACGCTGGGGCAACCTTCGACTACATTAAGTGGTGGGGAATCGCAACGTGTTAAGCTTGCTTCGGAACTGGCGAAAAAAGACACAGGTAAAACCCTTTACATACTCGATGAACCAACTACAGGACTGCACTTCGAAGATATAAAAGCCCTTTTGGGCGTGCTTGATCGTCTTGCGAACAAAGGGAATACCGTTATTGTTATTGAACATAACCTGGATGTGATTAAATTTGCTGATCACATCATTGATATAGGCCCGGAAGGTGGCCGTGGCGGAGGAAAAATAATTGCAACAGGAACACCTGAGGAAATTAGCAAAATCGAAAAAAGCTATACTGCTGGCTACCTGGCCGATGAATTAAAAAGATAAACTTATGCAGCTTGAAATAATAATTGAAAATAACGGCAATAGAAAATCATACGAACAAGGCACTTGCCTACAGCACATTGCCGATGATCAATTACCCGACACAAAAAGAAGTATTCTTGGAGCATTTGTAAATAATAAACTCAAGGAGATGAATTACCTTATTTACAAGCCTAAGATGGTGCGCTTTATCGACATTACAGATCCTGCCGGAAAGCGCATGTATGTGCGTTCAATTTCTTTTGTGCTAATAAAAGCTGCCCGCAAACTATTCCCCGAAGCAAGAGTAAAAATAGAGCATAGTATATCGAAAGGGTACTATTGTGAATTTGAAAATTTTGGCCGAAAACTGGAGGTTGATGATGTTTCTGCCATTTATGAAGAAATGCATAAAATAATCAATTCCGATCTGCCCTTCAAAAGAGAAGAGAAACTAACAACTGAAGCCATCGAAATATTTCGTGAGCACGGTCTCGAAGACAAGGTAAAACTTCTCAAAACCAGGCGCCAGCTATATACCTCTGTCTATTACCTGGATGGGCTGCCTGAATATTTTTATGGTTTTCTGGTCCCTTCAACCGGGTATTTAAAGGTATTTGCACTCAATAAATATTATGATGGCATGCTGCTGCAAATTCCAAAGCAAAGCAACCCCACAGAAATACATGAAATCATTCTTCAAGATAAACTTTTTGGCATCTTTCAGGAGTATAAAAACTGGGTAGAAGTTATTGGGATGAGCCATGTTGGTGCACTCAATGAAGCAGCAATAAACGGAGAGGTGGCAGATATCATAAAAGTGAATGAAGCCCTTCAGGAGAAAAAACTGTCAAAAATTGCAGATCAAATTCATAGCAGAACACAACAACCACGACTGATACTAATTTCTGGGCCATCGTCATCAGGCAAAACCACATTCTCGAAAAGACTGGCCATACAACTCAAAGTACTGGGATATAAACCCGTAACAATTTCGCTAGACAATTACTTTGTCAATCGCGAAGATACGCCGCTTGATGAAAACGGAGAATATGATTTTGAAAATATAGAGGCACTTGATATAGAATTTTTCAACCAACAACTCCTGGACCTTTTTGCAGGAAAGAAAATCGAGCTGCCCAGATTTAGCTTTGAAAAAGGGAAACGTTTTTTCAATGGTGACTACATGCAAATCGATGATCAAACCTTTGTAATTGTAGAAGGCATACACGGGCTAAATCCGAACCTGACTCCGCGCATACCAGCCGACCAAAAATATAAAATATATGTCTCAGCACTCACAGCACTATGCATGGACAGTCATAACCGTATCCCCACAACAGATAACAGGTTATTACGTCGCATTGTTCGAGATCACCAATACCGAGGTTACAGTGCAACTGAGACACTTAAAAGGTGGGGCAGTGTTACACGTGGAGAAGCCAAATATATTTTTCCTTTCCAGGAAGAAGCCGACAGCATGTTTAATTCTGCCTTAATTTTTGAATTAGGCGTCCTGAAAAAATATGCCGAACCAATTCTACAGGAAGTGTTTCCAGATGAGCCCGAATATGCAGAAGCAAACAGACTACTCAAATTTTTCAGGTACATTAGTCCTATCTCTGATGATGAAATTCCGCCAACAAGCATTTTAAGGGAATTTTTACATGGTAGTAGTTTCAATTACCATTAAAATCTATAACCGCCGTAAAATAGCCTCAAATTTTTTGTTAGGTCTCACTCCAGAAGGGTCATCGGTATATTCAGGCTTTAAACCAACCACAAAAAACATATTTACTTTGCCAATATTTTTTACGTTAATCTCCCCTCTTGGAATGCATTCGAAATAATCTTTTACCAAAGCATGGGTTGTTTCCGAAATATTCACCGAGTTTACAGCACCGCTGGTTTCCATTCTGGATGCCAGGTTTACAGTGTCCCCCCAAATATCGTAGGCAAACTTTTTTTGGCCGACTACTCCGGCAAATACTTCACCAGAATGTATTCCGATACGGCACTCCCAAACCGTTTCTTTTTTTAGCATGCGAGGTTTATTATATTCAAAAAGAAATTGTTGTATTTCAAGGGCAGCCATAACTGTATTTACATGGTGGCTTTTGTTTTTCATGGGCATTCCGCCGGCACACATATAGGCATCTCCTATGGTCTTAATTTTTTCCAAATAATGTTTTTCTGCTATTGTATCAAATATGGAAAACAATTCATCGAGGGTATGCACAATTTCAGCAGGTTCATGTTTCTTACAAATTTTGGTAAAACCCTTAAAATCGGCAAACATCACAGTTACAGACTTATGTCGTTTAGGTTTCTTTTTACCTTTCTTAAGCTGATGAGCCACAACTTCTGGGAGAATATTGTGTAATAACTCGTCTGTACGTTCTTTTTCACGTGTCAGTTCCTGATGTTGCTCGCTCAACTTATCGCTTTGTGCTTTAAGTTCATGATTAGCATCTGTGAGCTCCTCTGTCATTTTCTGTAAAGAGGCACTTTGCTCCTCCATCAGTATTTTTGAGGTTTTTAGCCCGGTTATATCGGCCTCAATGGCAACGAGCCATTTTATATTGGTTCCATCAAAAACCGGTGAAAGTGTAGTTTGCAAATATCGGATCTCACCATCTGGTGTATGAATAGAAGATAAGTAATCCAAAGACTTCTTAGATTCTTTTAATATTGCAATTTTCTTTTCAATTCCTTTAGTGGGACTAAAACTATATAAGTTACGTCCAAATTTTTGAATAAAAGCCTGTTTTTTATATCCATATATTTTCTCAAATGCCTTGTTCACCCACAATATATCGCCCTTAGCATTAAAAATAATCACGGCATTTTGTATTGCATTCGCCAATTGCATAAGTGATCTGTGCGCAAGCGGTGCCTGCATAAGGTACTCGATAAAATGCTGTATCTTATCAAACAGATATTCTTGCCCGGGTTCGGGAGGTAATATATCGTCGAGCAAACTATCGGGCAAAGAATTCTTCACGCCCCACACAACTGCATTTTCAGGCAATACTATATCATCATTACTATTTGCCTTTTCAACGAGAATCATAAGATCCACTTCTTTGTGTAATCCTGGATCAGATGAAACATGTAAAAAGTCAATATAAGGAAATTGTTTATGAAAATCGCCGAGTGCAAGTGTATGTGCAGGGTCGAATATAATTACGGTATAAAGGCCATTGGAAATCATGAACTTTAAAGATATAAAATATTCTGAATATGGTAGCAAAAAAAGGATTCCGGCTGGAGAACCGAAATCCTGCTAATAATGCGGAAGAAGCAGGATCGGGTGTCAATCAGATATTGTTTCTCATAGCTGTAAATCTAAATTGATGGCCTATCGGGAAATGTAAAAAATTATTGCAGACAATTGTAATAAGTTGATTTCTCCCCGAACCTGAAAATTTACCATGGTTGGTAAATTACATCCAAAGTAACATAGCTGTTAAACGGGTATTACTATTTTACTTTTCATATAATAGACACAAAAAAATAGAATGGTTGTAAAAAAAAGTAAAGTTTTTTATTTTAAAAAGACAGCCCCCCCTGAAAGCTCATTTTCAGCGATATACCGAACAAGATATGTTCCTTTATCAATATCGCTTGTTTCAATGTTGGCATTTTTCTGGCCATGAAGAAAGATCTCTTTTAGCAAAGACCCTTTAATATCATAAATCTGGATATTATGCAATGAGAATTTCGAACGAATACGAAGCACATCTTTAACTGGCATTGGAGAGAGTGTTAATTCATTTTCGTTAAAAGTTAAATCTTCTAGCCCAACCAGGGGGTTAATCTGGGTAGTGCCAACTTTAAACTCGGTAGTTACTTCCGGATCAAAATCACCATCAAAATTAACTCTAAACGGATACGATACCTTTCCTGGTGATTCTGGCAAAACAAAGTAAGTTCCTGATGGTAGATTTTCAAAATCAAATTTACCCTCTTTTACCCGGGCAAAATCAATGGGCTCTTGTGATTCATCTAGAAGGTAAACGGTTATGGGTAAGGTTATGGCTTCGTCATGATGAATATATCCGTGAATTTCATTGAATCCATGTGGCACAAAGTCAGATTCCAACGTAACAAGCACCAGGTCTCTGATCTCATGACCAATACTGAGCACCTCTGCATCCTGCCAATAATAGGCATTGCCCAAATAGGTAGGCAATAACCTCGGTGAGTAATTGCTAATACTAAAATCCGGCACTAATTTTAGCAGGTATTTTGTTTGTGATTCACACCAAAAATGAAACTTGCCCTGGGCATCCGGAACAATTGTATTTATTACACTATTTTGGTGAGAATCAAACCCGATAAGCCAAATAAATGCATTAGAGAGATAATTGTCATTGGTCTCAATACGTCCTCTGACATAGCTTTCTGGCCCGACCAATACCTCTTTGGCAGCAGTATCGATACAACCCAGAGGATTTTGCATGATCAGACTTACATTATAAACGCCTTGCTCCTCAAATCGATGTTCCGGCTCACTACTTGTACTTGTTTCGCCATCGCCAAAATGCCATTCGTAAGTACTAAATTCATTGGCTTGAGTAATTGGGATAAATGAAAAATTATATTCCGATTGTGGCCTGACTGTAAACTTAGAATCACAAGCTATTGGGGCCAGATTATGGCATATCCTAAAATCGATCTCAAAAACAGTATGCTTTTCCAGATTTACTGAATCTGTGTAAGTGTCCCAAAACCCACAAAAACCAATTGTTTTAATATACAGCAGATCTTTCTCACTATTCAGTTCAAAAAAGTATCCTCCGGCTTCATTGGTTACAGTTTTATCTAAAAAACCATTTTCATCATATAAATACACAGGATGTTCCTGAAGCGGATCGCCCTGCATTTTTGATACATTGCCCCTAATTTCCACTTGTGCAATGGAAGTCAGCTTCAATAGCATCAAAAAAACCAATATAACAACCCGAAAAACCATCCCCCTAAATTAGTAAAAAATATAACCCAAAGCAACTCCAAAACGCATATTTCTGTGCGCAACTACCTGATCGTTACGGTATATACTAAACAGCGAATATCGAATGGCCGGGGTTAGTGTAATGGCTTTTGATGAACTTATATTGTATTTTAGCCGAAACCTCAAAGCGGCATCAAAATTTACACGGTGAAAATATTTTTCATCGAGTTGTTTTAAAAAATGCGACCTATTAATAACTTTCCCCCTCACCCTGGCAAGCCAGGTTAAATAAAAACCAGACTCGAGAGCCAATTCAAAGGGTCGGAAAACGAAATTATAACCAAATAAGAATGGCATTTCCAGATAAAAATATCTATTCGTAAAATGGAGAGATTTATTGACACTACTGGTATCGTAATCCACCTGCCTCACAGTATCATAAATGGTCATAT is a window of Salinivirga cyanobacteriivorans DNA encoding:
- a CDS encoding PKD domain-containing protein, encoding MLLKLTSIAQVEIRGNVSKMQGDPLQEHPVYLYDENGFLDKTVTNEAGGYFFELNSEKDLLYIKTIGFCGFWDTYTDSVNLEKHTVFEIDFRICHNLAPIACDSKFTVRPQSEYNFSFIPITQANEFSTYEWHFGDGETSTSSEPEHRFEEQGVYNVSLIMQNPLGCIDTAAKEVLVGPESYVRGRIETNDNYLSNAFIWLIGFDSHQNSVINTIVPDAQGKFHFWCESQTKYLLKLVPDFSISNYSPRLLPTYLGNAYYWQDAEVLSIGHEIRDLVLVTLESDFVPHGFNEIHGYIHHDEAITLPITVYLLDESQEPIDFARVKEGKFDFENLPSGTYFVLPESPGKVSYPFRVNFDGDFDPEVTTEFKVGTTQINPLVGLEDLTFNENELTLSPMPVKDVLRIRSKFSLHNIQIYDIKGSLLKEIFLHGQKNANIETSDIDKGTYLVRYIAENELSGGAVFLK